The Tenebrio molitor chromosome 5, icTenMoli1.1, whole genome shotgun sequence genome has a segment encoding these proteins:
- the MBD-R2 gene encoding PHD finger protein 20 isoform X2 has product MGRKCGVEGCLSDSSRPEDTGVTFHKVPMHSDIRPKWISLCRIPDDKKNMKVIYICSRHFLRMDFCNFKGKKYMLRQGVLPSVFPWDKSKLEAIKSSVRNESEKGQVKEDGNDEETEISESALGNQEEQLEVKEEVIDTESSKEETEDEKEKIRANMNGPINFAINSRIEALDNNNTWYPARVVEEDYEENEVLIHFEKFSSKYDEWICMDSPRLRPLQSSTSSSSQSSTKKSQPEQYAVGERCLASWSDARKFPATVTKVLANDTYEVLFDDGFVKNLKAHRMCKSEGRPMQSSPLFDPIQSSKQERREKKRKINVAELFGKRPRVDNADEKSKIVQPQHSLSSATLSDEIFEPWVPQWEGGKPVGIESSIEAHDGTRKSIIVPDPRLPEGWSKHLAQRTHGASAGKWDTIIVSPDNRRFRSRTEVKAYLEESKLMKYNWSMFDFSLHRHRNRKKDIESEATRLSQEAPTETFEHEETSELVTEEEENKNYLKIPIVDDAYQCPIEGCGKTYRKENLAQMHVKHYHPEYTKFLDSTPNVADLAYARTVGESLDKSPGVKTPVAKPLQKSTNLRSSAKLSQSPQMESESKPQSPLPSKNKDSEIIKLLNTKPFDGKKDNDAIKPLPAGLPSNMYPDIKLKDLLNKSEGIPNRDDLNLRALSTTRPPTGIKTLLPVTRSENKTSPQLPDSEPVNNKIKSSLKRKRGLVDSVDSPKGNEPLENTLIPQETPPLPEPNNIIIEGGQVIKIVRMKQEEIINCTCGYTEEDGLMIQCDLCLCWQHAFCNNIERESQVPEKYVCCICQNPARQRMSKKYYHDQDWLKHGILATTNFHTKDEEALSKRFEKLKKSHDISGGLLEVREFVNSLKVKLKIAEAKNHPKLYLWSKPWEKLPLPEKICFKSEDVKPKTEKCEDDIKEENSVKTEQSDSMLMMILKGTKEEIEENHIADDHLDSLPAPIIPQPEAAIDSADCRLNLLDHIAHSQSLVEQRLDDFEKQIESLEDTTLYYEDDENYPRTRQTLNMLLRDLNTLQELSQLTTL; this is encoded by the exons ATGGGCCGAAAGTGTGGAGTTGAAGGTTGCTTATCTGATTCTAGCAGACCTGAAGATACGGGGGTAACATTCCATAAAGTACCCATGCACAGTGACATTCGTCCAAAATGGATTTCATTATGTCGAATACCTgatgacaaaaaaaacatgaaagtGATATATATTTGTTCGCGTCACTTTCTGCGAAtggatttttgtaattttaaaggaaaaaaatatatgttgcGTCAAGGAGTACTCCCTAGTGTGTTTCCATGGGATAAATCTAAATTAGAAGCTATTAAAAGCAGTGTAAGAAATGAATCTGAAAAAGGACAAGTTAAGGAAGATGGTAATGATGAAGAAACAGAAATAAGTGAAAGTGCTCTTGGCAATCAAGAAGAACAGTTAGAAGTTAAAGAGGAAGTTATAGATACTGAGTCAAGTAAAGAAGAAACTGAAGatgaaaaggaaaaaattagGGCTAATATGAATGGGCCAATcaattttgcaataaattcTAGAATTGAGGCTTTAGATAATAACAATACATGGTATCCAGCTAGAGTAGTTGAAGAAGATTATGAAGAGAATGAAGTTTtgattcattttgaaaaattttcaagcAAATATGATGAATGGATTTGCATGGACAGCCCTAGATTGAGACCTCTACAATCTTCAACATCTTCATCTTCACAGTCTTCTACCAAAAAGAGTCAACCTGAACAGTATGCAGTAGGAGAAAGATGTTTAGCTTCTTGGAGTGATGCTAGGAAATTTCCTGCTACTGTCACAAAAGTTTTAGCAAatg ATACATATGAAGTTTTATTTGATGATGGGTTTGTGAAAAATTTGAAAGCTCATCGCATGTGCAAATCTGAAGGCCGTCCAATGCAGTCTTCACCATTGTTTGACCCCATACAGAGTTCAAAGCAAGAACGTAGggagaagaagagaaaaatCAATGTTGCAGAATTATTTGGGAAAAGACCAAGGGTAGATAATGCagatgaaaaatcaaaaatagtcCAACCTCAACATTCATTGTCAAGTGCAACTTTATCAGatgaaatatttgaaccttggGTGCCACA ATGGGAAGGTGGAAAACCAGTTGGTATTGAATCATCAATAGAGGCACATGATGGGACTAGAAAATCAATTATTGTGCCAGATCCTCGATTACCAGAAGGATGGTCTAAACATTTGGCACAAAGAACACATGGTGCCTCAGCAGGAAAATGGGATACTATAATTGTTAG CCCTGACAACAGAAGATTTAGATCAAGAACTGAAGTTAAAGCCTACTTGGAAGAATCGAAATTGATGAAGTACAATTGGTCAATGTTTGACTTCAGTTTGCATAGACatcgaaacagaaaaaaagatATTGAATCAGAAGCAACTCGATTGTCGCAGGAAGCACCGACAGAAACATTTGAACATGAAGAAACTTCAGAATTGGTGACTGAAGAAGAAG AAAATAAGAATTATCTGAAAATACCGATTGTTGACGATGCGTACCAGTGCCCTATTGAAGGTTGTGGGAAAACTTACCGAAAAGAGAATTTAGCTCAAATGCATGTGAAACATTATCACCCTGAATATACCAAATTTCTTGATTCCACACCAAACGTCGCCGATTTGGCTTACGCGAGAACTGTTGGAGAGTCGTTGGATAAATCGCCGGGTGTCAAAACACCTGTGGCCAAACCTCTACAAAAATCTACAAATCTAAGATCATCAGCAAAGTTGTCGCAATCACCACAGATGGAGTCAGAGAGCAAACCTCAGTCTCCTCTAccttcaaaaaataaagattcCGAAATCATCAAACTGTTGAATACAAAACCATTTGATGGTAAAAAGGATAATGATGCGATTAAACCTTTACCGGCGGGCCTGCCGTCTAACATGTATCCAGATATTAAATTGAAAGATCTCCTTAACAAGTCCGAGGGTATCCCTAATCGCGACGATCTCAATTTACGAGCCTTAAGTACAACTAGACCTCCAACAGGCATAAAAACTTTATTGCCTGTCACTAGatcagaaaataaaacaagtcCGCAGTTGCCTGATTCCGAACCtgttaataacaaaataaagtcAAGTTTGAAGCGTAAGCGAGGATTAGTCGACTCGGTCGACAGTCCTAAAGGTAATGAACCGCTAGAAAACACGTTGATTCCACAGGAAACACCACCACTTCCAGAACCTAATAACATTATTATTGAAGGTGGTCAGGTGATCAAAATTGTAAGAATGAAACAAGAAGAAATCATCAACTGCACTTGCGGCTACACAGAAGAAGATGGTCTCATGATTCAGTGTGATTTGTGTTTGTGTTGGCAACATGCTTTCTGCAATAATATCGAGCGCGAAAGTCAAGTACCTGAAAAGTACGTTTGCTGCATCTGCCAAAATCCAGCGAGACAGAGAATGTCTAAAAAGTATTATCACGACCAGGATTGGTTGAAACATGGTATCCTCGCCACCACAAATTTTCACACCAAAGATGAAGAAGCGCTGAGCAAgagatttgaaaaattaaaaaaatctcacGATATCTCTGGAGGATTACTTGAAGTCAGGGAGTTTGTAAATTCTTTAAAGgttaaattgaaaatcgccga AGCAAAAAATCACCCAAAATTGTATTTGTGGTCTAAACCTTGGGAAAAATTACCTTTACcagaaaaaatatgtttcaaaaGCGAAGACGTAAAACCAAAGACTGAAAAATGTGAAGACGACATAAAAGAAGAGAATTCTGTGAAAACCGAACAGTCTGATTCTATGTTGATGATGATATTAAAAGGTACCAAAGAAGAAATAGAAGAGAATCACATAGCAGATGACCATTTAGACAGTTTGCCAGCTCCCATTATCCCACAACCGGAAGCAGCTATCGATTCAGCCGATTGTCGTTTAAATTTGTTGGATCACATTGCGCATTCTCAATCGCTGGTTGAGCAAAGATTAGACGATTTTGAGAAACAAATAGAAAGTTTGGAAGACACCACCCTATATTATGAAGACGATGAAAATTATCCTCGAACTAGACAAACTCTGAATATGCTTCTCAGAGATTTAAATACGTTGCAAGAATTAAGTCAGTTAACGACATTATGA